ATATCTTGTAGCCGACGATACCTGTCGAATCAGCCATCTCCCAATCAAGATTCAACGTTCCATCGCCAACCGATATAATCAGGTTTGCCGGCGTGCCTATAACAACCGGCTCGAAAGAATTATCTACCGGATTGGGAATCTCGCGGCTGCATCCAAGCAAAGCGGCAAAAACAGCAAAGAGTATTATAATTTTTCTCATTATTAATCCCCTAAAATGATGCCGTTAACACAAAGTTGATTCTCTCGCCATCAAAACTGGTTTTAACACCAGATATATGGGATGGTAAAGTTCCCTGGAAAGACATTTTTTTCTCAGGGAAAAAGATAACAGCATCGAGAATGTTGTATACATACAGCCCGGCTGTAAGCGCCAAATAAAGATTTCTGGTCGATTCAGCATCATAAGCCTGGCGGTTTTTATCAAGCGCTACGCTTTGCAAACGGGATAATTCATCGAGTGAAGCGGCATTTTCCAACTCATTAAGAGCCAGCTGATAGTCATCTCTTTTTGTGCGGAAATTTCTATCGGCTAACAGCACGGCAACTCCCAGACCGATTGCGGCCGCATTGTAAATATAAGCCCGCGACTTTCGTTCGGAATAATATTGTCCCCAACCGGGTAAAAACAGAGACCGTAAAGCCGCCTTATATCTTGTTTTTGAAGATAATGAGATATCAAAACGGTTATTTTGTCCCGGCATAATTACAATTTCTCCACTCCATGATTCATAGCCGGGTTGGGAAATCATTAACTGATAAAAGCCATTGATATTTTCAGGAAGCCGGCAGGGTGAGGTTGCATTTATTACATACTCGCCATTAAGAGTAATAGCGGCTCCCGGCGGATTGGTATTGATAATAGTGTTTATATCATCTTTATCCCCTTCATCCTGAGCATACGCAAAGGATGAAAATATTATAATCGACAATATAAGCAAATAATACCGCCATACAGCTCCGGGCAGTTTGTTTGTAATCATACGTTTTATCAGAATAAACCTCCTCTACAACACCTAACAGGCGTAATTATTATCCTTCCTTAATAATACGATATAAATACCAGGTTGGTTTGTCAACTGTTTGTCTGTCGAGATAAATTTCGTATATCTTGTTATCATCGCATTCAACCCGGTAATAATTCCGATGGCGGCGTGCTCGCCAGTTGCGTTTGACAGCTCCGGCGGGATAGTTCCAATCCTGCCAGGCTGACACGATAGTTGTAATTTTTTTTCGATTCCCTTTCCAATAAAATGCTTCCGGCAAATTATTATCCGGATTTTTTTCAACTTCTATTGGCTTCGAAATAAACACAACTTCAGCCGCAAGTATATTATATATCGTCATAAAAGACAAGTTGTTTATATTTTGAGTTTCCCTAAAAAGCTAAAAAATAATCTCAAATTAACAGCTCTGATTTGAAAAAGCTGCTCCGCAAGACAGTCGGGGCGGGCCATGTCAGCGGTCTGAGTTCGCCTATGGGCATCCGCCGACAACAATATATTTTAATTTCCCTAAACCTGAGCTTGCCTTGCCAAGTTATTCCTAATAAACAGAATATTAAAACCGGAGGATTGTATTAAAACAATACTTGACTTAATCGCTTAATTTATTAATTATACTAAAAATAAGTATAGGGAATAAATCTGTGGTCTTCAACGATTTGAAAGCATAAAGAAAGATAAAATTCACTTTAAAATCTTAAGAGAGGATGCCTATGTATCGACGCAGTAATTCAACAGGGGCTGTCGTTTTGTCGTTAATGCTTTGCGCAGCCGGTTTGTTAGTTGCTTTTACTTCCGCAAATGCCGGAACTATCGAACCGCCTTTGAATGAATTAATCGCCGAAAACGATTCTGGCGAAAAAATCGGGGCTATAATTATCATGTCAGACAGGATTGATAACGAGAAACTAAACAACAGCCTGATTGACAGAAAAGCTGATAACGCCCAGCGTCATTATGAGGTCATTACCACTCTCAAACGCAAGGCGACGCTTACCCAGGGACCGGTTCTGCGAATGCTTGATGCTCTTGAAGCTGAAGGGAAGGCATCTAATATTAAGAACTACTGGATTGCCAACATGATAAGCTTTGAGGGGAACGCCGAGGCAATAAAAAAGATAGCATCAATGCCGGAAATTGAAAAAGTTATTTTTGATATGCCGGTGGAGATGATGAAGCCTATTATCGGCGACAGCGCTCCGCCTATGACAACCTACCGTTCGCCTATGCTTGATGTTATCAATGCGCCGGCGGTTTGGGCTATGGGTTATACCGGCGCCGGCAGATTGGTCTCGAATATCGATACCGGCGTGGATGGCACACATCCGGCTTTGTCATCCCGTTGGCGGGGCAACAACGGCCATCCGACTTCGGAGTGCTGGTTCGACCCGGTCGAGAATACCACCTATCCAACCGACCACGGCGAGGGTGATGTGCCGCATGGTACTCATACTATGGGAACTATCTGCGGCAGAAGCGCCACAACCTACGACACAGTCGGCGTAGCTATGGATGCTCAATGGATTGCCGCCGCCACTGTTGATTATGGCGGCACTACCTCAGATTTAATCCAATCGTTCGAGTGGATAGCCGACCCGGATGGCAATCCCATAACAGTCGATGATGTTCCCGATGTGGTAGGCAACTCGTGGGGCTGGTCGCCATTTTGGGCAGGCTATGAGCATTGCGATGATACTTTCTGGGATGTTATGGATGGTTGTGAAAATGCCGGCGTGGCTGTTATCTTCTCAGCCGGCAATGAGGGCGATTACGGCGGTTCGAATGTTCCCAACAGTCTGCGTACTCCGGCTGATAGAGCAACCACTTACTACAACGCTTTTGCTGTCGGTTCGGTTAATGGCCATAATGCCAGCTATCCGATTTCCGGTTTTTCATCGCGCGGTCCTTGCCAATGCGGCACCGGCGACTTGAATATCAAACCCGAATGTGTTGCTCCCGGCGAAAATATTTACAGCTCTGTTCCCGGCGGATATGAAAGTAATTGGAGCGGCACCTCGATGGCATCGCCGCATATCTCGGGCTCAGTGGCAATATTGCGTCAGATTAACCCCGGACTGCGTGTTGATGAAATCAAGCAGATATTAATACAAAGCTGTATCGACCTCGGAACGACTGGCGAAGACAACTGGTACGGCCATGGCATCTTAGACCTTGAAGCGGCGGCGCAACTGGCTATGACCGGTATCGGTTTTATCGATGGTTATGTTCGCGATGCTACATATAACAGCCCTCTGCCGGCAGTCGTCCAGATTGCAGGCACATCGATTGTAACAACAGCTAATGGCTCCGGCTATTACCTTCTGGCCGCCTCGCCCGATACTACTTATACGATCAGAGCATCCTACTCGGGTTATGAATCGGTTGATAATATGGTTTATGTTGTTGAAAACGATACAGCCGCCAGTAATTTTTATCTTCCCGCTCCGTTAGTGGATTATTACCCTGTTTCATATAATGTATCAGTATCACCCGGTAATTCCACTCAAAGGGATTTGGTGATAAAGAATATTGGCGCCGGCAGTCTTAGTTTCAATCTCTGGACTACAGCAGACAGCCGTTTGCTTTTAGACAACGGCTCCGAGATTCCTGTTTCGATTAAGCAATCGCCGCTCGGTTACTATCCGGCAGACCAAACTAAAGCCGACTCGAAACCGGAACCTTATTTCCCGCCGATGATATTATCGCAAGGCGGGCCGGATGCATTTGGTCATATGTGGATAGATTCCGATGAACCCGGCGGGCCGTCTGTCAATTGGGTTGATATCTCCGGACCGGGCACCTCGGTTGCTCTTGATGATGACGACTATACCAGTTCGCTATCAATCGGTTTTAATTTCCCGTTTTATGACAACACCTACTCATCGCTTGCTATCTGTTCAAACGGGATGCTTTCATTCAGCGGCGGCTCGAGCAATACGAACAATACCAATCTGCCTGATTCGGACAGTCCGAATAACCAAATTGCCATGTGGTGGGACGATCTCGATCCCTCTGACGGCGGCAATATTTATTATTATCGGGATACAGCTAATAATCGTTTTATCGTAAGTTTTGTAAATGTGCCCAACTACATATGGTTTGGCGATGGCGGCTCGCTTAGTTTCCAGGCAATATTATATCCCAGCGGCAAAATCGAGCTAAATTATGCGACAATGAATCCCGGCGATGATAATCTTAGTTCGTCAACTATCGGCATCGAAAATTATAACGCTTCAGATGGATTGCCAATTGTTTACAATGCCTCTTATATGCACAGCAATTTAAGCATTGCAATTACTGCGGCTCCCGAATGGCTTACAGCCCTACCCGGCTCGGGATATGTACCAGCGGGTGATTCTGTTATTGCAGCGGTAGCATTTGATGCCGTCGAATTAACGGAGGGAATTTACACCGGCAATATTAATCTCGACAGCAACGACCCGAACGACCCTAATATCGATATACCGGTTACTTTGAATGTTACCGAAACGCCTACTCCTCTTATCGAGCTGAGCGCTTATACGATTTACGATACGGTTTATTCAGGCTACTCTACCGCTTATGATTTAATTATATCAAATACCGGAACAGCTGATTTGGATTACAATGCGGCAGATAACCGCTCGTGGATGTCGGAATATCCGACAAACGGCAATGTGTCGCCCAGTCAATCGGACACTGTTGAAATTACTTTCGATGCCGCATCGCTATCGCCC
The window above is part of the Candidatus Zixiibacteriota bacterium genome. Proteins encoded here:
- a CDS encoding PEGA domain-containing protein — translated: MITNKLPGAVWRYYLLILSIIIFSSFAYAQDEGDKDDINTIINTNPPGAAITLNGEYVINATSPCRLPENINGFYQLMISQPGYESWSGEIVIMPGQNNRFDISLSSKTRYKAALRSLFLPGWGQYYSERKSRAYIYNAAAIGLGVAVLLADRNFRTKRDDYQLALNELENAASLDELSRLQSVALDKNRQAYDAESTRNLYLALTAGLYVYNILDAVIFFPEKKMSFQGTLPSHISGVKTSFDGERINFVLTASF
- a CDS encoding S8 family serine peptidase — translated: MYRRSNSTGAVVLSLMLCAAGLLVAFTSANAGTIEPPLNELIAENDSGEKIGAIIIMSDRIDNEKLNNSLIDRKADNAQRHYEVITTLKRKATLTQGPVLRMLDALEAEGKASNIKNYWIANMISFEGNAEAIKKIASMPEIEKVIFDMPVEMMKPIIGDSAPPMTTYRSPMLDVINAPAVWAMGYTGAGRLVSNIDTGVDGTHPALSSRWRGNNGHPTSECWFDPVENTTYPTDHGEGDVPHGTHTMGTICGRSATTYDTVGVAMDAQWIAAATVDYGGTTSDLIQSFEWIADPDGNPITVDDVPDVVGNSWGWSPFWAGYEHCDDTFWDVMDGCENAGVAVIFSAGNEGDYGGSNVPNSLRTPADRATTYYNAFAVGSVNGHNASYPISGFSSRGPCQCGTGDLNIKPECVAPGENIYSSVPGGYESNWSGTSMASPHISGSVAILRQINPGLRVDEIKQILIQSCIDLGTTGEDNWYGHGILDLEAAAQLAMTGIGFIDGYVRDATYNSPLPAVVQIAGTSIVTTANGSGYYLLAASPDTTYTIRASYSGYESVDNMVYVVENDTAASNFYLPAPLVDYYPVSYNVSVSPGNSTQRDLVIKNIGAGSLSFNLWTTADSRLLLDNGSEIPVSIKQSPLGYYPADQTKADSKPEPYFPPMILSQGGPDAFGHMWIDSDEPGGPSVNWVDISGPGTSVALDDDDYTSSLSIGFNFPFYDNTYSSLAICSNGMLSFSGGSSNTNNTNLPDSDSPNNQIAMWWDDLDPSDGGNIYYYRDTANNRFIVSFVNVPNYIWFGDGGSLSFQAILYPSGKIELNYATMNPGDDNLSSSTIGIENYNASDGLPIVYNASYMHSNLSIAITAAPEWLTALPGSGYVPAGDSVIAAVAFDAVELTEGIYTGNINLDSNDPNDPNIDIPVTLNVTETPTPLIELSAYTIYDTVYSGYSTAYDLIISNTGTADLDYNAADNRSWMSEYPTNGNVSPSQSDTVEITFDAASLSPGSYSGTVAITSNDPNNSTINIPCYLYVSLLITDDVGVTEIINPPDSIANGLPYEIEIEAANFGLDAQTFNAVIEVRVFNSSTVIFTDTLTVSNLQSGTIDTFTFADAFTPSDDTIYTFEAYTTLVSDQVPGNDMLSKDCRSVNFVSVWYGNLDGSPVYAPIGYIAYVDVYMMTPSDVYIADMLLCLGTDDQYVDSLLSQAEGEFYYPLTEWSVAEFLAPEGSPPNPAGWSNQSFMGWARLGSQDKNPWLHETTPTHVITFAIKIVDDDGLVGRIEPAIGEGINYLQGGSNAGDTSGGAGYPLSENFSELQFFDVLLTDDVGASKIFSPPDSMVVLAPYQVEIEITNYGSDPQTFDAIVEVFTQGSSSAVFADTITITGMPAFSADTITFAESFTPDVESTYTFIAYTILPSDQRPSNDNVSKDCQSFNMVSVWYGNIDSSPVYASIGNRTDVDVYALTPPEAYVADMLLCLGTDDQYIDSLLSQAEGVVYYPLTQWAATEFLTPDGSPPNPSGWSNQSFMGWARLSAEDDNPWLHAEAPIKILTYVVKIVDNAGLLNQVLPAIGTGLNTYQGPSNMGDTLGYEGYPVMESFSEFHFIESFACDYLPGDINGDKVLMGSDATYGVRYFKGMGTPPPDSCYNTSASEWLYAAADCNGDCFFMGSDIVYIVAYFKGENQPPQWCPQTPPLSPPVMGNDGGVSLMDISGE